The Shewanella sp. MTB7 genome includes a window with the following:
- a CDS encoding response regulator transcription factor → MIVLLIEDDLDLTHTLVDYFELMGIQCDHANNGQSGYQLAKDNIYKTIILDINIPRMDGYSVCKRLRSEGVDTPIIMLTSKASINDKLLGFDSGTDDYLVKPFAMEELLARVNVLSKRRSGQSQMICIKNLIINKTLKKVIVDDNEISMPPIEYKILECISLFSNQLVSKQYIASYIWNDDIPKTDALKVHIYNLRKILFNSKCLPQIKTIKGYGIFLRVEDEN, encoded by the coding sequence ATGATCGTATTGTTAATTGAAGATGATCTTGATTTAACTCACACACTAGTCGATTATTTTGAACTAATGGGTATCCAGTGTGACCACGCTAACAACGGTCAGTCTGGCTATCAATTAGCTAAAGATAATATTTATAAAACTATTATATTAGACATTAACATTCCCAGAATGGATGGATATTCGGTATGTAAGCGTCTAAGAAGTGAGGGAGTCGATACTCCTATAATTATGCTAACTTCAAAAGCCAGTATAAATGATAAACTTCTTGGATTCGACTCAGGAACAGATGATTACTTAGTAAAACCATTCGCCATGGAGGAGCTATTAGCTAGAGTTAATGTTCTTAGTAAAAGACGAAGTGGTCAAAGTCAGATGATCTGCATTAAGAATCTAATCATTAATAAAACACTAAAAAAAGTCATAGTAGATGATAATGAAATTAGCATGCCACCAATAGAATACAAAATCCTTGAATGCATTTCTCTATTTTCAAATCAGTTAGTCAGCAAGCAATATATAGCATCTTATATCTGGAATGATGACATCCCTAAAACAGATGCACTTAAAGTTCACATTTATAATCTGAGAAAAATATTATTTAACAGTAAATGCTTACCACAAATAAAAACAATAAAAGGTTACGGAATATTCTTGCGGGTAGAAGATGAAAATTAG
- a CDS encoding TorD/DmsD family molecular chaperone gives MSANPMTAAGLFVYKSLFFGISKEKLLNLSEYLVMTEPDSELIGICQQMAESAEAVEIEYNQLCVGPYRLAAPPYESVYRGESREIFTKITEQVEAHYQSLGLMADRASGEPADFIGNELEYLFVLHCKYLQENSDKADITNKINGFIAIHLSQWYEAFLNDIYSNTSMPFWKLFSEHLGLFIKAQMPVKD, from the coding sequence ATGAGCGCTAACCCGATGACTGCCGCCGGATTATTTGTTTATAAATCACTGTTTTTTGGGATATCCAAAGAGAAACTACTGAATTTGAGCGAATACCTGGTGATGACTGAACCAGACTCCGAGCTTATTGGTATCTGCCAGCAAATGGCGGAATCAGCAGAGGCGGTAGAGATTGAGTATAACCAACTTTGTGTTGGCCCCTACCGTTTAGCCGCTCCCCCCTATGAGTCGGTTTACCGAGGTGAATCCAGAGAGATCTTCACCAAGATAACCGAACAGGTGGAGGCTCATTACCAATCTTTAGGTTTAATGGCGGATCGTGCATCCGGTGAACCCGCTGACTTTATCGGTAATGAACTGGAATATCTGTTCGTTCTGCACTGCAAATATTTACAAGAGAATAGCGACAAGGCTGACATCACTAACAAGATCAATGGATTTATCGCCATTCATCTTAGCCAATGGTACGAAGCCTTTCTTAACGATATTTATAGCAATACAAGCATGCCATTTTGGAAATTATTTAGTGAACATTTAGGACTATTTATCAAAGCCCAAATGCCAGTTAAAGATTAA
- a CDS encoding 4Fe-4S dicluster domain-containing protein has product MDRRSLLKFAAGSAMLTLVPSQAILAAGQGRKMAMVFDVRRCTGCMACTVSCSIENQVTKGMGRTRVTQYSLAHAGKLKTLALPNQCNHCEHPECVKVCPKDATYKRKEDGIVVIDQERCIRCQRCVKACPYGARRRGELMKTPPEHCNFCIHRTTQGLLPACVETCVGEARLFGDLNDPSSQVHQAVKNNRVYTLLSDSGTQPNIYYIGLPEDFADQEVLALSHLDWQR; this is encoded by the coding sequence ATGGATCGCCGATCACTATTAAAATTTGCCGCCGGTAGCGCAATGTTGACACTGGTACCGAGTCAGGCAATTCTTGCAGCAGGACAAGGTCGAAAAATGGCCATGGTCTTCGACGTTCGCCGCTGTACAGGCTGTATGGCTTGTACTGTGTCCTGCTCAATAGAAAATCAGGTCACTAAAGGCATGGGACGAACCCGTGTGACCCAATATAGCTTAGCCCATGCAGGTAAACTCAAGACCCTAGCACTGCCCAACCAATGCAACCATTGCGAGCATCCAGAGTGTGTCAAAGTTTGTCCAAAAGACGCGACATACAAGCGAAAAGAGGATGGAATCGTCGTCATAGATCAAGAGAGATGTATTCGCTGTCAACGCTGCGTTAAAGCTTGCCCATATGGTGCAAGAAGACGTGGAGAATTGATGAAGACACCGCCTGAACATTGTAACTTCTGCATCCACAGAACGACTCAAGGTCTATTGCCAGCCTGCGTGGAAACCTGTGTCGGTGAAGCCCGCTTATTTGGCGATCTTAACGACCCTAGCAGCCAAGTACATCAAGCCGTGAAAAATAACCGGGTTTACACACTCTTGTCAGACTCTGGCACTCAACCCAACATCTACTACATAGGACTTCCAGAAGACTTTGCCGACCAAGAGGTTTTAGCATTAAGTCATCTGGATTGGCAGAGATAG
- a CDS encoding molybdopterin-dependent oxidoreductase, which translates to MDRRIFLKNVGIAGAAAGLSGLVPGIVNAKNYGARNDLLIKRQGKVVYHSCLRNCADRCLLKFYVQNGRMTYVEGAAEQPKTGSCPCVKGLTYVQYTYSPDRILHPMERVGVKGSGQWRRISWDEAYSKIATRFKKIIAEDGANAILPYSYSGNYGAIGMYAASERFWNKVNARELDRYVCAYSGTYGVFSALGTSDGPDPEDSIYSDLYISHGWNEAATNVHVLKYINKARDNNCKVIVINPIRTPLASQADLHIQLKPGTDVHFIAAAMKCMVDNNLHDMDFINRHTVDFDAVVEQLKTVSIEKSLQICQVSEEDLLKFIELYSTAKLAHWRLGYGIVRNYTGGRIARAACLLHAVGGHYAKIGNGLTYDNMQAWGGGNHDKIRAKHLRTDHDVEHTNITELAKALDPVNPTSYGKPSQLVKAMLFYNGNPAAMAPEAQKVLEYMQRDDLFVVGFDFNMHDSMDMCDIILPSSTQFETSDIIGSYGFYDVQVCEQVIEPLGESKPNLTFFSGLAKAMGYTDPEFDATSDELIRQFLETDSPFFEGITYDRLMKDKFVKVVDQRPYFGSAKYNTTSGKLEFKSQYMVDKGFHPVLDLGLVEDWMGEKERKLPFRMVSPALIQRMNCEFYNVKYIRNFPAYTVTIHPEDAKEQGIADNDQVRVYNHRGEVFLTAVLSSQVSRGVVLTVKNNLRRFNPNGSKTCTNIITTDRLADLGGCSAYHSTNVAIEKA; encoded by the coding sequence ATGGATAGACGAATTTTTTTAAAAAATGTAGGTATTGCCGGTGCCGCCGCCGGTCTGAGTGGTTTAGTTCCCGGTATTGTTAATGCGAAAAACTACGGGGCTCGTAATGACTTATTAATAAAACGTCAGGGTAAGGTTGTTTATCATAGCTGCTTACGTAACTGTGCGGACCGTTGCTTGCTTAAGTTCTATGTTCAAAATGGCCGTATGACCTATGTTGAGGGTGCCGCAGAACAGCCCAAGACAGGTAGCTGTCCCTGTGTTAAAGGCTTGACCTACGTACAATACACCTACTCACCAGATCGAATCCTCCACCCAATGGAACGAGTAGGTGTTAAAGGTAGTGGACAATGGCGGCGTATTAGCTGGGATGAGGCATACAGCAAAATTGCCACTCGCTTCAAAAAAATCATTGCTGAAGACGGCGCCAACGCCATCTTGCCATATAGTTACTCAGGTAACTATGGTGCCATCGGTATGTATGCGGCATCAGAAAGATTCTGGAACAAGGTAAATGCACGGGAACTTGATCGTTATGTATGTGCTTACTCAGGTACTTATGGCGTGTTCTCAGCTCTAGGTACGTCTGATGGGCCAGATCCAGAAGATAGTATTTATTCCGACCTTTATATTTCCCACGGCTGGAATGAAGCAGCGACCAATGTTCACGTCCTCAAGTATATCAATAAGGCGCGTGATAATAACTGTAAAGTCATTGTGATCAACCCTATCCGTACGCCATTGGCTTCGCAAGCTGACTTACACATTCAGTTAAAGCCTGGCACTGACGTGCATTTCATTGCTGCCGCAATGAAATGCATGGTGGATAATAATTTACATGATATGGACTTTATTAATCGCCACACGGTTGATTTTGATGCCGTGGTTGAACAACTTAAGACTGTTTCTATTGAGAAATCACTCCAGATTTGTCAAGTAAGCGAAGAAGACTTACTAAAGTTCATCGAACTGTATAGCACAGCTAAATTGGCACATTGGCGCCTAGGTTACGGCATAGTGCGTAACTACACTGGCGGACGAATTGCCCGTGCAGCTTGCTTATTACATGCTGTCGGTGGCCACTATGCAAAAATTGGTAATGGCTTAACCTATGACAATATGCAGGCTTGGGGCGGTGGTAACCACGATAAGATCCGCGCCAAACATCTGCGTACAGATCACGATGTGGAACACACTAACATTACGGAACTGGCCAAAGCTTTAGATCCTGTCAACCCCACCTCTTATGGTAAGCCGAGCCAATTAGTCAAAGCTATGCTGTTTTACAATGGCAACCCTGCAGCAATGGCGCCCGAAGCACAGAAAGTACTGGAGTATATGCAGCGAGACGACCTGTTTGTGGTCGGCTTTGACTTCAATATGCATGACAGTATGGACATGTGTGACATCATTTTGCCGTCATCAACCCAGTTTGAAACCTCCGACATCATAGGATCATATGGCTTCTATGATGTACAGGTTTGTGAACAGGTGATCGAACCGTTAGGCGAATCTAAGCCGAACTTAACCTTCTTCAGCGGCTTAGCAAAAGCGATGGGCTATACAGATCCTGAATTTGATGCAACCAGTGACGAATTAATCCGTCAGTTCTTAGAGACCGATAGTCCCTTCTTCGAAGGCATCACCTACGATCGCCTGATGAAAGATAAATTTGTCAAAGTTGTCGACCAACGTCCTTACTTTGGTTCAGCCAAATATAACACCACAAGCGGCAAGCTTGAATTTAAGTCGCAGTATATGGTGGATAAGGGTTTCCATCCGGTACTCGATCTGGGCTTAGTTGAAGATTGGATGGGTGAAAAAGAGCGCAAACTGCCATTCCGTATGGTGAGCCCTGCGTTAATTCAACGCATGAACTGTGAGTTCTATAACGTCAAGTATATCCGCAACTTCCCAGCTTATACCGTCACTATCCACCCTGAAGACGCCAAAGAACAAGGGATAGCTGATAACGATCAAGTGCGTGTTTATAACCATCGTGGTGAAGTCTTCCTCACGGCTGTACTCAGCTCACAAGTGAGTCGCGGTGTGGTGCTAACCGTCAAGAATAATCTGCGTCGGTTTAATCCTAATGGCAGCAAAACATGTACCAACATCATCACCACAGATCGCCTTGCCGATCTCGGTGGTTGCTCTGCGTATCACTCCACTAACGTGGCCATTGAGAAGGCGTAA
- a CDS encoding 4Fe-4S dicluster domain-containing protein → MQNKHQLGFIFRQENCVGCSGCTVACQIHNELPENVRLRKVDRYEITNGKRVKDVWLTHSCMHCDNPACLIVCPSKAYSTRHDGLVLLDRDLCTGCGLCAQACPYGAVAILKGDGKAIKCNMCIELIDAGKKPACVDGCPVNCLDIDNIAQVLQRTSASKEGVGYGDCITKPNMVIIKERA, encoded by the coding sequence ATGCAAAACAAACATCAACTTGGATTTATTTTCCGTCAGGAAAACTGTGTCGGATGTAGCGGCTGTACGGTTGCCTGCCAAATTCATAACGAACTTCCAGAGAATGTGCGCCTGCGTAAAGTAGACCGTTACGAGATCACCAATGGCAAACGCGTCAAGGATGTCTGGTTAACTCACTCCTGTATGCACTGTGATAACCCGGCATGTCTGATTGTATGTCCATCTAAGGCATACAGTACACGACACGATGGTTTGGTATTACTGGACCGAGATCTGTGTACCGGTTGCGGTCTATGCGCACAGGCATGCCCCTATGGTGCGGTAGCCATACTTAAGGGTGATGGTAAGGCAATCAAGTGCAATATGTGCATCGAGCTAATTGATGCAGGCAAAAAACCCGCTTGTGTCGATGGTTGCCCAGTCAATTGTTTGGATATTGATAACATTGCGCAAGTACTGCAACGCACCTCAGCTTCTAAAGAGGGAGTGGGCTACGGCGACTGCATTACCAAACCCAACATGGTGATCATTAAGGAGCGCGCTTAA
- a CDS encoding TorF family putative porin produces MKSIKLLATCGLMTAISFSTCADSSFSVNGSFKGLSNYLWRGMSLSDDKPSLQADITLYHDSGFYIGGAFETYRYEGMTDIEDDYEIDYFAGYYTSLSDDLALGFTVQQYTYGDADSSTEFVATVDWFNTNLNAYYDKDLETWYADINYSFPTEQFGTFTLHAGYFFEGEAYWFMDGNEISETAYDLSVKYSYWPLDNLELLAEVNYQEFYDENYLIGIAYHF; encoded by the coding sequence ATGAAATCGATCAAACTACTGGCGACATGTGGGCTAATGACAGCCATCTCTTTCTCTACCTGTGCGGATTCCAGTTTCTCTGTAAATGGGTCATTTAAAGGGCTAAGTAACTATCTATGGCGAGGCATGAGCCTCAGCGATGATAAGCCTAGCCTACAAGCCGATATCACCCTCTACCATGACTCAGGATTTTACATTGGTGGCGCCTTTGAAACCTACCGCTATGAAGGCATGACAGATATCGAAGATGACTATGAGATAGATTACTTCGCGGGTTACTACACCTCCCTAAGTGACGACCTGGCACTCGGGTTTACCGTGCAGCAATACACTTATGGCGATGCCGACTCAAGCACTGAGTTTGTCGCAACTGTAGACTGGTTCAACACCAATCTAAATGCTTACTACGATAAAGATCTGGAAACTTGGTATGCGGATATCAACTACAGTTTCCCCACCGAACAATTCGGTACTTTCACCCTGCATGCTGGCTACTTCTTCGAGGGGGAAGCCTATTGGTTTATGGACGGTAATGAGATATCAGAAACCGCCTATGACCTATCAGTAAAATACAGTTACTGGCCACTCGACAACTTAGAACTCCTAGCTGAGGTTAACTATCAAGAGTTCTATGACGAAAACTATCTTATTGGTATTGCATACCATTTCTAG
- a CDS encoding sensor histidine kinase — MTLASDIPDVSDDHPIQHLGFYVASRWMDLPQSITNQFDAPPSNEYVLKKQLVRSSILAQPQSGVYVLYLTNSQGQRRFVAKYFPSFQPERLCQQDHLNADQFMSIGLAILLMFLASIAMLLSILIKPIEQLKQWATALSSETSTQSRIKFRFQELDNLAQIIESNINTAKESIKNEKEFLDFTNHEMRTPLTVIRNNIELLKFWDRLSSEKRKDVINRLERGAWNLTNLTETMLWLNCSKLENLNREVINLSLLLKEVIEDNRYLLHGKSVSLELNLDDFECLTYPVALKIVLSNLVRNAFQHTQEGKVIVSQNRNSVTIENSNINQENCINSTGFGLGLKLINKIIDFTQWELVDIENETSRKSILSISNSLYIPSIHEI, encoded by the coding sequence ATGACGCTGGCATCTGATATCCCTGACGTGAGTGATGACCACCCCATCCAGCATCTTGGGTTTTATGTTGCTAGCCGCTGGATGGATCTCCCTCAAAGTATAACCAATCAGTTTGATGCCCCCCCTTCAAATGAGTATGTACTAAAAAAACAATTAGTTAGATCATCTATATTAGCTCAACCACAATCAGGTGTTTATGTATTGTATTTGACTAATTCACAGGGACAAAGACGATTTGTTGCTAAGTACTTTCCCAGTTTTCAACCAGAACGTCTTTGCCAACAGGACCATCTTAATGCTGATCAATTTATGTCTATAGGCCTTGCAATACTACTGATGTTTTTGGCATCCATTGCAATGTTACTGAGCATATTGATTAAACCCATCGAACAACTAAAGCAATGGGCAACCGCTCTATCTTCGGAAACATCGACACAAAGTAGAATTAAATTTAGGTTTCAAGAACTAGACAATTTAGCTCAGATAATTGAATCAAATATCAATACAGCAAAAGAAAGTATAAAAAATGAAAAAGAATTCCTTGATTTTACCAACCATGAAATGCGTACACCATTAACAGTAATCCGAAATAATATCGAACTACTAAAGTTCTGGGATAGATTGAGTTCAGAAAAACGAAAAGATGTTATTAATCGGCTCGAACGTGGCGCATGGAATTTAACTAATCTAACTGAAACCATGTTGTGGTTAAACTGTTCAAAATTAGAGAACCTGAATAGAGAAGTCATTAACCTTTCATTATTATTAAAAGAGGTAATAGAAGACAACCGATACCTACTCCATGGGAAATCAGTCAGTCTTGAATTAAACCTTGATGACTTTGAATGTTTAACTTACCCAGTTGCATTGAAGATAGTATTAAGCAACTTAGTTAGAAACGCCTTTCAACATACTCAAGAAGGTAAAGTGATTGTCTCCCAAAATAGGAACTCAGTCACAATAGAGAACTCTAATATAAATCAAGAGAACTGTATTAATTCAACAGGATTCGGTTTGGGGCTCAAGCTAATAAATAAAATAATTGATTTTACTCAATGGGAGTTAGTGGACATAGAAAATGAAACAAGTAGAAAAAGCATTCTAAGCATATCAAATAGTTTATACATCCCTTCAATACATGAGATTTAA
- a CDS encoding formate dehydrogenase subunit gamma — MNKAICTAIGAIIMFCSNTQAAEYTETLKPEAWNPINLVVVQADAPELLGIANSAKLPMREQPAQAVSTSALEVLDTGEAWGYATLWSLVLAITVFTLFTWINGPVRLANGFSGIKIKRWSSTDLLIHWLGAIACLALILTGIVIAGGRYFLIDWMSAYSWNNFIASSISIHNFFAIPFVIGWLVMTIKWARKQLPESCDFAWFKSLGGYLNFGPLKDSHPDAGFANAGEKLWFWCFALFGAVLVVSGLALMYPEAMTLAKGTMMWMLVLHCISAIILGVFTVVHIFMATLISEGGMENMVSGCCDENWAKQHHNLWHKQIR; from the coding sequence ATGAACAAAGCTATATGCACTGCTATAGGTGCAATTATCATGTTTTGTAGTAACACTCAGGCCGCTGAATATACAGAGACTCTCAAACCAGAGGCTTGGAACCCGATTAATCTAGTCGTGGTTCAAGCCGATGCCCCCGAGTTACTCGGTATCGCTAATTCGGCGAAACTACCCATGCGTGAACAACCGGCACAAGCTGTAAGCACTAGTGCTTTAGAGGTGCTAGACACGGGAGAAGCATGGGGCTATGCAACCTTGTGGAGCCTAGTGTTAGCGATCACTGTCTTTACTCTATTTACTTGGATTAATGGGCCTGTTCGCCTGGCTAACGGCTTTTCTGGCATCAAAATAAAACGCTGGAGCAGTACGGATCTCTTAATCCATTGGCTTGGTGCTATCGCATGCCTTGCACTTATTCTCACCGGTATTGTGATTGCTGGCGGACGTTACTTCTTGATTGATTGGATGTCGGCATACAGTTGGAATAATTTTATTGCCAGCTCCATATCTATCCATAATTTCTTTGCCATTCCTTTTGTGATCGGCTGGTTAGTTATGACCATAAAATGGGCGCGCAAACAACTGCCTGAATCTTGTGATTTCGCCTGGTTCAAATCATTGGGTGGCTATCTTAATTTTGGCCCATTAAAGGATAGTCATCCCGATGCAGGCTTTGCCAATGCCGGAGAAAAGCTTTGGTTTTGGTGCTTCGCTCTGTTCGGTGCAGTACTAGTGGTATCGGGTCTGGCACTGATGTACCCAGAGGCGATGACACTAGCAAAAGGCACCATGATGTGGATGTTGGTACTTCATTGTATCTCGGCCATCATTCTCGGAGTCTTTACTGTTGTCCATATCTTTATGGCGACCTTAATCTCTGAAGGCGGCATGGAAAACATGGTTTCTGGATGTTGTGATGAGAACTGGGCCAAGCAACACCACAACCTCTGGCACAAGCAAATACGTTAA
- a CDS encoding molybdopterin dinucleotide binding domain-containing protein, with protein sequence MDRRQFINQAGMLSLLGLTASGCSNKVQPPLAPIPNNKFGNPLPPEFTILSDGNIQKTPGIRTAYSRCFACYNMCGIRARIDEASDTLLKVGGNPYCENNSGSPMPLVTQVKESYRQLSGEAGQKNRATTCAKGACSVNSVDDERRVTQVLKRAGKRGDNNWVSIPYEQALQEILNGGDLFGEGDVDGLKAIHQLDKPAREGHPEFGSAANRLFATFCEEDTLRGALYSRFMKQAWGTTNLGTKHSYCGASLGSGMALAINPGMESWLNDIDWDHAQYAIFLGTSPGSSGYSLNRVGRGLADARVNRQFKYVCVDPLLRTTVANNTEGSWLAIKPGRDSAFLFGLIQIILANNWHNTSFLAIPSSDVATAKGEVNHSNATHLVIDQASHPRHGQFATAAEFGLGKDEALVVVKGQLQLATKANQAELLVNGTFIDKRGNRINLVSSLALLKREADRTSLADYASYSGISVQAMQTTAYDFTHHGRRACIVTSTGANSSDSTMIGWLCGLLNTLIASHDAKGGALYANGAIWGYEGNYDLSTVENGVDLTGVIDACRDGGYESSTEYKDKIANGQNPYPAENVWHELVPFYNAAEMLTSQANADPYSAKAFINWRSNVLYSAASISQAVEDSLKDPARVPLSIAIDCHLNETNRYADYFIPDRSMYEEYAASRMWGAFKLGVVAGAPLVSPRTVKDKRGRHVCMEQFLIDIAMEMQLPGFGKEAIPTADGRRIDLLEFDDWHACYLANVAAQCTNLPLVSKEDRLWAGLDYAMKPLTPRLTVTEATQVESLLSRGGYYEDSEKYSGEFINGGGGKFLQLYHAGVTQLKHAYSGKPYPGTPIFHQHIFWNGDTWEQHWPSSTYPLLFSSYKPAVRSPYSVAYDRTDEMSPENYIYMHPETALTLDLEDRSRVTIRSGNGRPASGTLQLTEGVTQGSISASFGFGHNRGFGGDDRVIDGVILPGLVGRAGGLEVNRLIPHDPTRQGEASMLIDYWAGDNCRHGVPVRVDKA encoded by the coding sequence ATGGATAGAAGACAGTTTATCAATCAGGCTGGCATGCTTTCCCTGCTAGGCCTAACGGCTTCAGGATGTAGCAACAAGGTGCAGCCACCATTAGCCCCAATACCCAACAATAAGTTTGGTAATCCCTTACCACCCGAGTTCACCATCTTGTCAGATGGCAATATCCAAAAAACACCGGGGATACGTACGGCCTACAGTCGTTGCTTTGCCTGCTACAACATGTGCGGCATTCGCGCCCGTATCGATGAAGCGAGTGATACGTTATTGAAAGTTGGGGGCAACCCCTATTGTGAAAACAACTCAGGCTCCCCCATGCCTCTAGTGACTCAGGTCAAAGAGAGTTATCGACAACTGAGCGGCGAAGCCGGGCAAAAAAATAGAGCCACAACTTGTGCCAAAGGGGCTTGTAGCGTCAACTCTGTCGATGACGAACGACGAGTCACTCAAGTGCTTAAGCGTGCCGGCAAGCGTGGTGATAATAACTGGGTGAGTATTCCCTATGAACAGGCACTGCAAGAGATCCTTAATGGTGGAGATCTATTCGGTGAAGGTGATGTGGACGGACTCAAGGCGATACACCAGCTGGACAAACCCGCACGAGAGGGACATCCCGAGTTTGGCAGTGCGGCTAACCGATTGTTCGCCACTTTCTGTGAAGAGGATACCCTCAGGGGAGCCCTATACTCACGCTTTATGAAACAGGCATGGGGAACCACAAATCTTGGCACCAAACACTCCTATTGCGGCGCTTCTTTAGGTTCAGGTATGGCGCTGGCCATTAACCCCGGCATGGAGTCTTGGCTCAATGATATCGACTGGGATCATGCCCAGTACGCCATATTCCTCGGAACGAGTCCAGGATCATCCGGCTACAGTCTCAATCGTGTAGGCCGGGGACTGGCGGATGCTAGGGTGAACCGACAATTTAAATATGTCTGTGTCGACCCTTTGCTACGTACGACTGTCGCCAACAACACAGAGGGCAGCTGGCTCGCAATTAAGCCGGGCCGAGATAGCGCTTTTCTCTTTGGCTTGATACAGATCATTCTGGCCAATAATTGGCATAACACGAGTTTCCTTGCCATACCTTCGTCAGATGTCGCGACGGCAAAAGGCGAGGTTAACCACTCTAATGCCACTCATCTAGTGATAGATCAGGCGTCTCATCCACGCCATGGACAGTTTGCCACGGCAGCCGAATTTGGTCTTGGCAAAGATGAAGCCTTAGTTGTGGTTAAGGGACAACTTCAACTTGCAACGAAAGCCAATCAAGCCGAGCTCTTGGTTAATGGTACCTTCATAGACAAGAGAGGTAATCGAATCAACTTGGTTTCGTCCCTTGCCTTATTGAAGCGCGAAGCCGATAGAACTTCGCTAGCTGACTACGCCAGTTATTCAGGCATTAGTGTTCAAGCCATGCAAACAACCGCTTATGACTTTACCCATCATGGCCGCAGAGCATGTATCGTGACCAGTACAGGGGCTAACTCCTCTGACAGCACCATGATAGGTTGGCTATGTGGCCTGCTCAATACACTGATCGCGTCCCACGATGCCAAGGGCGGTGCCCTCTATGCCAATGGCGCGATTTGGGGTTATGAAGGCAACTATGATCTGTCCACGGTTGAAAATGGGGTCGATCTTACCGGCGTTATCGACGCGTGTCGTGATGGAGGCTATGAGTCATCTACCGAGTACAAAGATAAAATCGCTAATGGTCAAAACCCCTATCCGGCAGAAAATGTCTGGCACGAGTTGGTGCCCTTCTATAATGCCGCAGAGATGCTAACCAGTCAGGCCAACGCGGATCCTTACTCAGCCAAAGCCTTTATCAACTGGCGCAGCAATGTACTTTATAGTGCCGCTTCGATTTCACAAGCGGTCGAGGACTCCTTGAAAGATCCAGCTAGAGTGCCACTATCTATCGCTATCGATTGCCACCTCAATGAAACCAATCGCTATGCTGATTACTTCATTCCAGACAGAAGTATGTACGAAGAGTATGCCGCAAGCCGTATGTGGGGCGCTTTCAAACTAGGTGTTGTGGCTGGCGCTCCTCTAGTCAGCCCTCGAACAGTAAAAGATAAACGAGGACGCCATGTTTGTATGGAGCAGTTCCTTATCGATATCGCCATGGAGATGCAACTGCCTGGATTTGGTAAGGAAGCCATACCGACTGCCGATGGACGGCGGATTGATCTGCTTGAGTTTGATGACTGGCACGCCTGTTACTTGGCCAACGTTGCCGCACAATGCACAAACTTGCCTTTGGTAAGCAAAGAGGACAGGTTATGGGCAGGTCTTGACTATGCCATGAAACCTCTGACTCCCCGTTTAACGGTGACTGAAGCTACACAGGTGGAATCTCTACTCTCTCGCGGCGGCTATTATGAAGACTCAGAAAAGTACAGTGGGGAGTTTATCAATGGGGGCGGAGGTAAGTTTCTGCAGCTTTATCATGCGGGCGTCACTCAACTAAAGCACGCATACTCAGGTAAACCCTACCCGGGAACACCTATCTTCCACCAGCATATATTCTGGAACGGAGACACATGGGAGCAACATTGGCCAAGTTCAACATACCCACTACTCTTCTCTAGCTATAAGCCTGCGGTGCGCTCCCCCTATTCGGTGGCTTACGACAGAACCGATGAGATGAGCCCAGAAAACTATATCTATATGCATCCTGAAACGGCATTAACACTAGACTTGGAGGACAGAAGTCGGGTCACCATCCGCAGCGGCAATGGGCGACCTGCAAGTGGAACATTGCAGCTAACCGAAGGAGTAACCCAAGGATCAATCAGTGCCTCTTTCGGTTTTGGTCACAATCGTGGCTTCGGGGGGGATGACAGGGTTATCGATGGTGTCATCTTGCCTGGTCTAGTAGGGCGAGCTGGTGGGTTAGAGGTTAACCGCTTAATCCCCCACGACCCAACCCGGCAAGGAGAAGCCAGTATGTTGATCGATTACTGGGCCGGTGACAACTGCCGCCACGGCGTGCCGGTCAGAGTAGATAAAGCATAA